One Microplitis demolitor isolate Queensland-Clemson2020A chromosome 2, iyMicDemo2.1a, whole genome shotgun sequence DNA segment encodes these proteins:
- the LOC103578579 gene encoding atypical kinase COQ8B, mitochondrial, with protein sequence MVRHWSSDIIGVLKGAQIVGNALLKHQKETIKQIADNSSIKSVAETNLKDAVEKLKEIDPSKLPEKIFTETKELIDRISVIEKGIRELTKQTTSEITGIPLADRNLSDKKLQVVNPAKDPREIKINERKSVDNFESVTINEAEPEKIVEIPLKYSSVKEKIEIVGSIDKTIPKIELSDKDKKLLRKLELEYEKKITDVTNNTLEYSKSDESSKSSQFNSIEPKIKPVIKPRITLSTEARERKVPSTRIGRMTSFAALGFGLGFGSLAELGRRTLGIKEQPSVGNTLDNIFLTKANAERIVATLCKVRGAALKIGQILSIQDNNVISPELQKAFERVRQSADFMPTWQVHKVLISELGPDWRSKVSTFDEKPFAAASIGQVHLATLENGQSVAMKIQYPGVAEGIQSDIDNLVGILKVWNIFPDGMFIDNVVEVAKRELSGEVDYVREAECSKKFKNFLAPYPEYYVPTVIDALSSKQVLTTELIDGVPVDKCAEMDEETREHICKLIMHLCLKELFIFYYMQTDPNWANFFYNPETKKMILLDFGACRSYDKKFMDNYIEIINGASYGDRDKVLKLSREMKFLTGYESKLMEKAHVDAVMILGEIFSEKNQVYDFGGQNVTKKMQALVPTIITHRLCPPPEEIYSLHRKLSGVFLLCAKLKVKINCRDMFRDIYKNYRFG encoded by the exons aTGGTTCGACACTGGAGCTCAGATATTATTGGAGTATTAAAAGGGGCTCAAATTGTTGGAAATGCACTTTTGAAACAtcaaaaagaaacaattaaacaaattgCTGATAATTCAAGTATTAAATCTGTTGCcgaaacaaatttaaaagatgccgttgaaaaattaaaagaaattgatCCAAGTAAGCTGCCA gaaaaaatattcacGGAGACAAAAGAACTGATTGATAGAATTTCCGTTATTGAAAAAGGAATACGCGAATTAACAAAACAGACAACGTCAGAAATAACAGGTATTCCTTTGGCTGATAGAAATTtatcagataaaaaattacaagtcgTAAACCCGGCaaaagatcctagagaaataaaaataaatgaaagaaaaagtGTTGATAACTTTGAATCAGTTACAATTAATGAAGCAGAGCcagaaaaaatagttgaaattCCTCTAAAGTACAGCAGCgtcaaagaaaaaatagaaatagttGGATCAATAGACAAGACAATCCCTAAAATTGAATTGAgtgataaagataaaaaattattgagaaaattaGAGCTTgagtatgagaaaaaaataaccgaTGTGACGAATAATACTCTTGAATATTCAAAATCAGATGAATCTTCGAAAAGTAGTCAATTTAATTCGATCGAACCGAAAATTAAACCAGTTATCAAACCACGAATTACA ttatcaACCGAAGCAAGAGAACGAAAAGTACCGAGCACCAGAATTGGGCGGATGACAAGTTTTGCAGCCCTAGGATTTGGATTAGGATTCGGGTCACTGGCAGAGTTGGGTCGCAGAACACTTGGTATCAAAGAACAACCGAGTGTTGGAAATACACTagacaatatatttttaacaaaagccAATGCTGAAAGAATCGTTGCCACTCTGTGTAAAGTCAGAG gCGCTGCATTGAAAATTGgacaaattttaagtattcaaGACAATAATGTCATCAGTCCAGAGCTTCAAAAAGCTTTCGAAAGAGTTAGACAGAGTGCTGATTTTATGCCAACATGGCAAGTTCAT AAAGTATTGATAAGTGAACTAGGTCCTGATTGGAGAAGTAAAGTATCAACTTTTGATGAAAAACCATTTGCAGCAGCGTCAATAGGTCAAGTTCATTTGGCAACACTTGAAAATGGACAATCTGTTGCtatgaaaattcaatatcCTGGAGTAGCTGAAGGAATTCAAAGTGACATTGACAACTTAGTGGGTATATTAAAAGTATGGAACATTTTTCCGGACGGAATGTTCATAGATAATGTCGTTGAAGTTGCGAAACGTGAATTGTCAGGGGAAGTTGATTATGTCAGAGAAGCTGAatgttcgaaaaaatttaaaaattttttagctccTTATCCCGAGTATTATGTACCAACAGTAAtag ATGCGTTGAGCTCAAAACAAGTATTAACTACAGAGCTAATTGATGGTGTGCCAGTTGATAAATGTGCAGAAATGGATGAGGAGACACGTGAACATATTTGTAAACTTATAATGCACTTGTGTCTTAAagagttatttatattttattacatgcAAACAGATCCCAATTGggcaaactttttttataatccagagactaaaaaaatgattttactaGACTTTGGCGCTTGTAGatcttatgataaaaaatttatggataattatattgaaataataaatggagCGAGTTATGGCGACCGTGACAAAGTATTAAAACTATCTCGagagatgaaatttttgacgggatatgagtcaaaattaatggaaaaagCTCACGTTGATGCAGTTATGATTTTGGGAGAAATAttcagtgaaaaaaatcaagtttatGATTTCGGTGGACAAAATGTTACTAAAaa aatgCAAGCACTAGTACCAACAATTATAACTCATCGTCTCTGTCCACCACCAGAAGAAATTTACAGTTTACATCGCAAACTCTCTGGTGTATTTCTTTTATGCGCAAAACTTAAAGTCAAAATAAATTGCCGCGATATGTTCCGTGacatatacaaaaattatcgttttggataa